The nucleotide window TATCTACGTCGGCTGGATGCCCTGGGACTATGGCGCTCAGCAAGGTATCGTGAAGAAGTGGGCAGACAAATACGACATCAGTATCGATGTAGTACAGATCAATGATTATGTGGAATCCATCAATCAATACACTGCGGGCCAATACGACGGGTGCACAATGACTAATATGGACGCCCTGACTATTCCCGCTGCAGGGGGCATTGATTCAACCGCTCTGATCGTGGGTGATTTTTCTAATGGCAACGATGGCGTGGTTTTGAAAGGCAAAAAATCACTAAAAGACATTAAAGGCCAAAGTGTCAATCTGGTGGAATTGAGCGTATCGCACTATCTGCTGGCGCGGGGTCTGGAATCCGTGGGCATGGCGGAAAAAGATGTCCGGGTAGTGAATACCTCTGACGCAGACATCGTAGCCGCCTATAGCACCGACGACGTCACTTCAGTGGTCACCTGGAACCCGCTTCTGGGTGAAATCGTCGGCATGCCAAACAGCACCAAAGTTTTCGACTCCTCTGAAATTCCCGGAGAAATCATTGACTTGTTAGTGGTGAACAGCAAAACCTTAAAAGCCAATCCGAATTTTGGTAAAGCCTTAACCGGTGCTTGGTATGAAATCATGAGCAGCATGAGTGCGGACGATAAACCTGGCACTGCCGCAAGGACGTTCATGGGCAAAGCCTCGGGTACTGATCTAGCTGGTTATGAAGCTCAACTGGATTCCACCAAAATGTTTTATAGCGCTCAAGAAGCGGTGGATTTCACCCTCAGCAAAACCCTACTGACCACCATGCAGTACATTGCAGAGTTTTCCTTTGACCATGGATTGTTGGGTGATGGTGCTCCGGACGCCGGTTTTATCGGCATTGAAACCCCTTCCGGTGTGTTCGGAGACAGTAACAATATCAAGCTGCGCTTCGACCCAAGCTACATGAAAATGGCCGCAGACGGCGCGTTGTAATCGTCCTTCATCCGGAGCCCTGGGGCTCCGGATGCACATCTGATTCACATTCTGC belongs to Ketobacter sp. MCCC 1A13808 and includes:
- a CDS encoding putative urea ABC transporter substrate-binding protein → MTARPTSIIRTTKRFATGLLLLSVLTGISSAAQAKDEFKICWSIYVGWMPWDYGAQQGIVKKWADKYDISIDVVQINDYVESINQYTAGQYDGCTMTNMDALTIPAAGGIDSTALIVGDFSNGNDGVVLKGKKSLKDIKGQSVNLVELSVSHYLLARGLESVGMAEKDVRVVNTSDADIVAAYSTDDVTSVVTWNPLLGEIVGMPNSTKVFDSSEIPGEIIDLLVVNSKTLKANPNFGKALTGAWYEIMSSMSADDKPGTAARTFMGKASGTDLAGYEAQLDSTKMFYSAQEAVDFTLSKTLLTTMQYIAEFSFDHGLLGDGAPDAGFIGIETPSGVFGDSNNIKLRFDPSYMKMAADGAL